The nucleotide window AGAAGCCATAGGCCAGGGTGGCGAGGAGGATCGCCTTGTGGGCGGCATCCCAGCCATTCACGTCGAGCGCCGGATCGGCCTCGGCATAGCCGAGCGCCTGGGCCTCGCCGAGAGCGGGCGGATAGTCCAGACCGGCCTCGGTCATCCGCTGGAGAATGTAGTTGGACGTACCGTTGATAATGCCGACCAGCGAGTGCAGGCGATTGCCGACGAAGGAGTCCTGCACCGAGCGGATGATCGGGATGCCCCCGGCCACGGCGGCCTCGAAATGGATCGGGGTGGCCATCTCTTTGGACAGCGCGAACAACTCGGTGCCGCGCTCGGCGAGCAGGGCCTTGTTCCCGGTGACGACCGGCTTCTTCGCCCGCAGGGCGGCCGCGACCAGTTCGAAAGCGTCGGTGGTGCCGCCGATCAGCTCGACGACGATGTCCACGGCGGGATTTCCGACCAGCGAGCGCCAATCGGTGGTGAAAAGATCCTGCGGCACGTCCCCGGCGGTGGCGCGGGCCTTGGCCGGATCACGGACGAGAATGCCGGTCACGGCGAGTTCGACCGAGCCGCCGGTGCGGTCGGTAATCAGGACGCCATTCCGCTGGAGGGTATTCCAAACGCCGGAACCAACGGTTCCGAAACCCGCGAGGCCAATGCCGAGTGTGGAGCAATTCACGGGCGGACTGTGGGGCGTTTTGCCCGGCCCGCCAAGGCCGGAGAGCCAGCGGCGGGTTACTTCTTCGCCTTCTGCAAGGCCTGCTCGGCCTCAAGCCAGTCTTCCTCGTGGTTGCCCTCCAGTCCCTGCTCGACGCGGCGGCGATAGTTCAAGTAGGCGGCTTCCGCGATCTCGTCGGTGCTCGGACCGGATTTGGTCCGGGCGGTCTTTTTGGCGGCTTTTTTCACCACCTTCGGCGCGTCCCCGGGAGCAGCGGCGGTTTTTTTGACCGCTTTCTTCGCGGTTTTGGTCGGGGCGGTTTTGGCGACCTTCTTGGCAGCTTTCTTGGCAGGCATGGAAAGTGAAGGGTAAGGGATAAGGAACGGACTTCGGGAAATACGTAGCTCCTGATAGCACGGAAAATGCCAATCGGGAAGACCGAGCGTGGTGATTGTCATGGCAAAACCGTGACGTATAGTGCCGCCGTGCCCGGTGGACCAACATGGCAGGAACCCCAAGAATCCCCGAACTGGCGGTTGCCCAGCTCGGACCGGCTCGGACGTTGGGCCACCGCCGGGATCATCCTTTCACTGGTCCTGCACCTGATCGCCTTCCTCACGCTGAACCACATGAAGTTCAGCCTGCGGCTCGATCCGCCCGTGGAACTCAAGACGGAGCGGGTGAAGCTCAATCCGGTCGAGACCACCCCGCCCGATCTCCCGGACATCGCCCCGGAACCAACGGCGGTGAACCCGCCCCAGGATCTCAAGAAGCTGGTCGATGAGATGGAGATCCTCGACAAGCTGCCGAAGGACCCCGAACTGGAGATGCGCCCGGACGTCAAGGAGCTGGTGGTCAACGCCAAGACCGGAGGCAACCCGGCGGCCTCCGGCGATCCGAATGGGTCCACCACCGAACCGATCAAGGGGCCCGAGTTGAATCTCGATCTGCCGGATTTCGGCCGCACGGAAAGTCTCATGCCCTCCGCCGCCGATGGCCAGGTGGTGATCGACCGCGGCAGCCTGAAGGCCGATGAACTCGACACCAGCGTGGTGGACGATCTCTTGAAAAAGGGAGCGGGTGGCAAGGCCGTGCATGGCACCCTGGAGGGCTCCCTGGAAGAAGCCCTCGGGATGCCGTCCAATGTGCTGGTCGGCAAGACCACCGTGCTGCCGGGCGACCTGCTCTTCGAATACAACAGCTCGGAGCTCCGCCAGAGCGCCCGCGTCGGCCTGCTGAAACTGGGCACGCTGATCGACATGAACCCCGGGCTGTATTGCTGGATCGAAGGCTATACCGATCTCATCGGCGGGGATGAATTCAACTACGCCCTGTCCCAGCGCCGTGCGGAGGCGGTGAAGGAGTATCTGGTGAAATCGCTGCGGATCGATCCGAAGCGCGTCATCACCCGCGGCTTCGGCAAACAACAGCCGCGCGTGACCAGCGGCACCAAGGAGGAACAGGCGGCGAACCGCCGCGTGGAGATCAAGATGCGCAAGACGCTGCCGCCGGACGCTCCCAGGCCGAGCTCCTCGGCAGTGAACGAGATGCCGAATCCCGCCCCGGCCCCCGCACCGCCGAAGGCCATTCTCGTGAAGCCCGCCCGGGCGGTCCCCGTGGAAGATCTGCAACCGCCTGCCGCGCCCCGCGCCAAGCCGGTCGAGGAAGCCAGGCCGCCCCGTGCCCAACCCGTGGAGGAAACGCCACCGCCGCGTGCCACCGTGCCGCGTGCCGAGCCGGTGGAGGAATAGTTGCCTGCCTGGAGTTGCGGGTGGGCCATGCCCCGGTTAGGAGCGGGCATGCAGGTTCCCGCTCCGCTCGCGAAGGTTTCGGTGGTGTTGTCGTTCGACTTCGACGGCACGCTTCACGATCCATCCGCGGTGCCGACCGTGCCCGCGGAGTTCTTCGGGACGGTCCGGCGGCTGCGTGAGACGCATGGCGCGGTGTGGGGACTGAACACCGGCCGCTCGATGCCCTACGCGCTGGAGGGCCTGGTGGATGCGCGGTGTCCGGTGCTGCCCGACTATCTGGTGGCGCGCGAGCGGGAGCTTTATTTCCCGAACAAGTTCGGCCGATGGGTGCCGGACGAGAAATGGAACAAACGCTGCGCGAAGGACATCCACACGCTGTTCAAAAAACACCGCAAGGTGCTGGCGAAGATCCGCGAGGAGGTGCTGCACCACACCGGCGCCGAGTGGCTGGAGATGGAAGGCGAGCCCGCCGGCCTCATCGCCCGCCGCGAGGAGGACATGGAGTGGATCATGCCGCGGGTGATCGAACTGGCCGGGGACATTCCGGACCTCGGCTGGCAGCGGAACTCGATCTACCTGCGCTTCGGCCACAAGAACTACCAGAAAGGTAGTAGTTTGGCGGAAGTGGCGTCGCGTTACGGTGTGCCGGTGGAACGGCGCTTCGCGATCGGGGACAGCCACAACGATTTCGAGATGCTCGATCCGGCGAACACCGGCATGATCGCCTGCCCGGCGAATTCGGTGGAGGAGCTGCGGGGCCACGTGCGCGCGCTGGGCGGATATGTTTGCAAAGCGGGCCACGGCGAGGGAGCCGTGGAGGCTCTGGGGCATTTCTTCGGGGAGTGATGAGCCTCTGTCCTGCCGATTTCTTTCGGCCCATAGGATTTCTTCCGACCTCGAAGAGGTCGTAGATCATAGCCGGAGCGTCGCGCAGCGACCTCCGGATGGTGTCGTCCTTTAATATTGTCTCGACCCCGGAGGGGTCGCACGGGCGGCTCAATCCAGGTGCTTCGGATCGTATGGGATCCCCGCCTTTCTCAGCATGGATTCAAATTCTTCACTGAAAGACCGGATGCGATGATGCTCCTCCTGTCCTCTGATGTATTCGGCGACGGTTTCCAAATTTCCCGGGCTGACGGAAAATGCACCATAGCCTTCCTGCCAACGGTAGGCACCCATACGGATTTCATCATGCACCCACTTGGTGGACGCCTTTTTGAGTTCACGAATTGTATCCGAAAGATTGGTCGAGGGCTTGATTCCAATCAGCAGATGAACGTGGTCGAAGGTGCCGCCAATGGCAACGGGGGTGGCGCCCATGGATTTCAAGCTTCCTCCCATGTAACCATGAAAACGCTCGCGCCACGTGGGCATGATATGCGGCTCCCGGTTCTTGGTGGAGAACACGACATGGACGTTCAGGCTGGAGAAGGTGGACATGACCGGGCTGACAAGTCCACATTCTGCGACCCCTCCGGGGTCGAATGAAATAAAAACCACGTGGGTCCGGAGGTCGCTTCGCGACACTCCGGCTATGATCTACGACCTCTTCGAGGTCGGGAGAGGCCTGCGGACCAAAAGAGCCACATCCGTGCAAAGGCAGCCTCGCCCGCAATCGGGCGAAGCGCTCCACCACTCACCTCCCCGACACCAGCAGCCACTTCGCCTTGAAGGCTTCGGCGCGGGCGAGGGCGTCTTCGGCGGTGGGTCCTAACAGATTCGCATGGCCCATCTTGCGGCGGCCGATGGCGCGGCGCTTGCCGTAGAGATGCAGGAACGCCTCGCCATCTTCGAACAACGGCGTCCAGTCCGGCTGCACGGTTTCATCCGGCCAGAAATCGCCGAGCAGATTCAGCATCACCACCGGTGAGAGCAAACGCGTCGAACCCAGCGCCAACCCACATACCGCCCGAAGCTGTTGCTCGAACTGGCTGGTGGCACACGCGTCGATCGTGTGGTGGCCGGAGTTGTGCGGACGCGGGGCCATTTCATTCACCAGCAGTGTGCCATCCGGCAGGAGAAAGAACTCCACGCCAAGGATGCCGCGGTAGTCGAGAGCCTCCGCCACCTGGCGGGCGATCTGTTGGGCACGCGCGGCAACCTCTTCGGAAACACGCGCCGGCACGATCGACACATCGAGGATGTGATGACGATGGCGGTTCTCCGCCGGATCGTAGGTCACCATCGAGCCATCGGCACCACGGGCGACCATGACGGAAAGCTCCAATTCAAAAGGCACCCACGCCTCGAGAATGGCGCGGTCGGATCCGAAGTCCGCCCACACGGCGGCCGCATCCTCGCCGCCATTCAACTTGAGCTGTCCCTTGCCATCGTAGCCGAAGGCGGCGGTCTTCAGCACGCCGGGGCCATTCAGCTCCTTCAATGCGGCGGCCAGCTCTTCAGCGGAAGCCACCACGGCAAACCATGTGCATGGAATGCCATTGTGACGAAGGAAGCCCTTCTCGCGCTCGCGGTTCTGGCAGATGGCGATGGCATCCGGAGAGGGATGCAGCGGCATGCATCCGGCGACGGCATCGAGCGTGCCGCGCGGGATATTCTCAAACTCGACTGTGGCCAGAGTGGCCAGTTCGCAGAACTGCTCGCGCCCTTCCAAGGAATCGAAAGGCAGGTCGATGACGTGGTTCGCCAGCTCCACCGCCGGGGCTTCAAGGCCACCGGTCCATACCACGGTGCGGACGTTCATCCGCCGTGCGGCCAACGCCAGCATGCGACCGAGCTGACCCGCGCCAAGAATGCCGAGCGTAAAATCCGGACTGGTGGGAGTGGGAAGCGAACCGCTCATGCGTCCAAGGAAAGGGGCGGGAGTTTCGCGCCCTGGACCTGCGAGGTCTGGCGGGCGCGGAATTCAGCGAGCTTGGCGGCCAGTTCCTCGGACTCGTTGGCGAGTATCGCCACAGCGAAGAGGGCGGCATTCACCGCACCGGCCTTGCCGATGGCGAAGGTGGCGGTGGGGATGCCCGCGGGCATCTGCACGATCGAAAGCAGCGAATCGACACCCTTGAGCGTCTTCGATTCCACCGGTACGCCCAGCACCGGCAGATCCGTGATCGCGGCGGTCATGCCCGGCAGGTGGGCGGCACCACCGGCTCCGGCGATGATCGTCTTGATGCCGCGGCCGCGGGCGGACTCGGCGTAGGAATACAGCTTCGCGGGCGTGCGGTGGGCGCTGACCACTTCCGCCTCCCACGCCACGCCGAATTCCTCCAGCGTGCGTGCGGCGTTCTCCATCGTCGGCCAATCCGACGTGCTGCCCATGATGATTCCGACCTGCGGAGCGTCGCTCATGCGGGAGCGTGGGGAGGAAATGCCCGGCGCGTCAATGGCGGAGGCAGCGGGCGCTTGACAGCGGACGGCACTCGCGCGCCCATGGTGTCATGGTCAAAATGCTTTTCCTGTCGGTCATCGCCATGACCGCGCCACTCTCTGCGGTCGAACCAACCGTCGCGATCCAGCCCTTCGGCAAGATGCCTGGCGTGCAGGTGGAAAAGGTGAAGGCGGGCATCCTCGCCCTCTATGCCGTGAAGGTGGAGGTGCTCCCGGCCAAGCCGCTGCCGAAGGAGGCCTACTACGAGCCCCGCGAGCGCTACAAGGCGGACAAGCTGCTCGATTTCCTGGACCGTGAAACCAACACCGGATTCACCAAGGTCATCGGCCTCACCACGCAGGACATCTCCACCCGCAAGGGCGAGATCGCGGACTGGGGCATCTTCGGCCTCGGCCAGTTGGGCGGACGCGCCTGCGTGGTATCCACCCACCGGCTGCATGCGGGAAAGGCCTCGGAGCCGGTGTTCCAAAGCCGCCTCGCCAAGGTATCCATCCACGAACTCGGCCACACCTTCGGCCTCGACCACTGCCCGAACGCGGGCTGCTTCATGAACGACGGTGCCGGGAAAATCGCCACGGTGGACGCGGAGAGCGACCGACCCTGCCCGGACTGCGCGGCCAGACTGCCGCTGGCGCACAAGTAATGCGGCAAGTCCAACATGGCGATCCACGGACATATTTCCCAGTCGTGGAGAGGCGCAAAATTCTTCCAAATTGATTTTAATTGCAGAATTTTCCACCGATTGAAAACTCTCCACACAATGACGGTATTTGATCTTTTCTAACCTCTACCTTGCCCTGCCTCTCCCATGTTTTGGCCCGGAAAAACGCAAGTTTGCCGTGAAAGAACATTGAAAAGCCCCGGGTAATGGCGAACAAACAAAGAAAACCTCACAAACTCACAAGAATCCCCACAATCCCACACATGAAAGCCCTGACTTTTTTTGCAGCTCCGGCGTTGGCGCTCGCGACCCTCGTCCCCGCCCATGCCGACGCCACCGGCTCGGTGAGCTATCCCGCCGGCAAAGGTCCGGGCGCGGGCAAGAAGATCGTCCTGATCGCGGGCGACGAAGAGTACCGCTCCGAGGATTCGATGCCGATGTTCGCGAAGATCCTGTCCGAGCGCCAGGGTTTCCAATGCACGGTCCTTTTCTCCACCGGTGCCGATGGCAAGATCGACCCGAACGCGGGCAGCAATCTGACGAACCCGGAAGCGCTCGATTCGGCGGATGCCATCGTGATGCTGATCCGCTTCCGCAAGTGGCCGGATGACGCGATGAAGCACTTCGATGCGGCGATCAAGCGCGGCGTGCCGGTGGTGGGCCTGCGCACCTCCACCCACGCCTTCCAGCTCCCGAAGGGCAGCACCTACGAGACTTATAATAGTTTCGGCAAGCGCGTGCTCGGCGAGCAGTGGGTGTCCCACTGGGGCAAGCACAAGTCCGAAGCCACCCGCGGCGTGATCGAAGCCGCCAATGCCAAGAACCCGGTGCTCAACGGTGTGACCGATGTCTTCGGCGACAGCGACGTTTACGAAGCCGCTCCACCCGCCGATGCCACCATCCTGCTGCGCGGCCAGGTGCTGAAGGGCATGAATCCCACCGACGAACCGGCCGACTATTCCAAAAAGACCGCCAAAGGCGCCGAGCAGAAGATCAACGACCCGATGATGCCGGTCGCCTGGACCCGTGAGGTGAAGAACGACGCGGGCAAGACCAACCGCATCCTCTGCACCACGATGGGCGCCGGCACCGACCTGCGCAGCGAAGGCCTGCGCCGACTGGTGGTGAACGGTGTCTTCTGGGGTCTCGGCCTCAAGGTGCCGGACAAGGCAGACGTCACTCCGGTCGGCACCTACGAACCACTTCCCTACGGCTTCAACGGGTTCAAGAAGGACGTGATGCCCGCCGCTCACGCCCCGGCCACCCGCTGATCCGGTTTTCCCGCGCACGACAGTTTTCATCGCCCTCCGGGATCCGCGTCCCGGAGGGCGGCTCCGTTTGTTCTTTTTTCCCTCTATTGCAGACTATCGCATGAAGTCCCTCGCTCTTTCCCTCGCGCTCTGCGCCCTCGCCGGCCAGGCCTCC belongs to Luteolibacter ambystomatis and includes:
- the tnpA gene encoding IS200/IS605 family transposase, which encodes MSTFSSLNVHVVFSTKNREPHIMPTWRERFHGYMGGSLKSMGATPVAIGGTFDHVHLLIGIKPSTNLSDTIRELKKASTKWVHDEIRMGAYRWQEGYGAFSVSPGNLETVAEYIRGQEEHHRIRSFSEEFESMLRKAGIPYDPKHLD
- a CDS encoding OmpA family protein; protein product: MPIGKTERGDCHGKTVTYSAAVPGGPTWQEPQESPNWRLPSSDRLGRWATAGIILSLVLHLIAFLTLNHMKFSLRLDPPVELKTERVKLNPVETTPPDLPDIAPEPTAVNPPQDLKKLVDEMEILDKLPKDPELEMRPDVKELVVNAKTGGNPAASGDPNGSTTEPIKGPELNLDLPDFGRTESLMPSAADGQVVIDRGSLKADELDTSVVDDLLKKGAGGKAVHGTLEGSLEEALGMPSNVLVGKTTVLPGDLLFEYNSSELRQSARVGLLKLGTLIDMNPGLYCWIEGYTDLIGGDEFNYALSQRRAEAVKEYLVKSLRIDPKRVITRGFGKQQPRVTSGTKEEQAANRRVEIKMRKTLPPDAPRPSSSAVNEMPNPAPAPAPPKAILVKPARAVPVEDLQPPAAPRAKPVEEARPPRAQPVEETPPPRATVPRAEPVEE
- a CDS encoding archaemetzincin codes for the protein MLFLSVIAMTAPLSAVEPTVAIQPFGKMPGVQVEKVKAGILALYAVKVEVLPAKPLPKEAYYEPRERYKADKLLDFLDRETNTGFTKVIGLTTQDISTRKGEIADWGIFGLGQLGGRACVVSTHRLHAGKASEPVFQSRLAKVSIHELGHTFGLDHCPNAGCFMNDGAGKIATVDAESDRPCPDCAARLPLAHK
- a CDS encoding HAD family hydrolase translates to MQVPAPLAKVSVVLSFDFDGTLHDPSAVPTVPAEFFGTVRRLRETHGAVWGLNTGRSMPYALEGLVDARCPVLPDYLVARERELYFPNKFGRWVPDEKWNKRCAKDIHTLFKKHRKVLAKIREEVLHHTGAEWLEMEGEPAGLIARREEDMEWIMPRVIELAGDIPDLGWQRNSIYLRFGHKNYQKGSSLAEVASRYGVPVERRFAIGDSHNDFEMLDPANTGMIACPANSVEELRGHVRALGGYVCKAGHGEGAVEALGHFFGE
- a CDS encoding homoserine dehydrogenase, coding for MNCSTLGIGLAGFGTVGSGVWNTLQRNGVLITDRTGGSVELAVTGILVRDPAKARATAGDVPQDLFTTDWRSLVGNPAVDIVVELIGGTTDAFELVAAALRAKKPVVTGNKALLAERGTELFALSKEMATPIHFEAAVAGGIPIIRSVQDSFVGNRLHSLVGIINGTSNYILQRMTEAGLDYPPALGEAQALGYAEADPALDVNGWDAAHKAILLATLAYGFSIDPEKVHVAGIEQVRPIDIAFAKQLGYVVKLLAVIREHADGAIELRVQPSFIPKNHILASVNGVFNAISVVGDAVGEALFYGRGAGQDPTASSVVADLVEAARALRHTAGHRGFLPYRDSGTLLPVEETETAYYVRFDVTDRPGVIAEVAKILAESGIGISGTHSPVNPEAPDAEFVDMVFLLHTCKFGKLQAALAQVEALDCINSAPVVFRIEKL
- the purE gene encoding 5-(carboxyamino)imidazole ribonucleotide mutase; this encodes MSDAPQVGIIMGSTSDWPTMENAARTLEEFGVAWEAEVVSAHRTPAKLYSYAESARGRGIKTIIAGAGGAAHLPGMTAAITDLPVLGVPVESKTLKGVDSLLSIVQMPAGIPTATFAIGKAGAVNAALFAVAILANESEELAAKLAEFRARQTSQVQGAKLPPLSLDA
- a CDS encoding 5-(carboxyamino)imidazole ribonucleotide synthase produces the protein MSGSLPTPTSPDFTLGILGAGQLGRMLALAARRMNVRTVVWTGGLEAPAVELANHVIDLPFDSLEGREQFCELATLATVEFENIPRGTLDAVAGCMPLHPSPDAIAICQNREREKGFLRHNGIPCTWFAVVASAEELAAALKELNGPGVLKTAAFGYDGKGQLKLNGGEDAAAVWADFGSDRAILEAWVPFELELSVMVARGADGSMVTYDPAENRHRHHILDVSIVPARVSEEVAARAQQIARQVAEALDYRGILGVEFFLLPDGTLLVNEMAPRPHNSGHHTIDACATSQFEQQLRAVCGLALGSTRLLSPVVMLNLLGDFWPDETVQPDWTPLFEDGEAFLHLYGKRRAIGRRKMGHANLLGPTAEDALARAEAFKAKWLLVSGR
- a CDS encoding ThuA domain-containing protein, whose product is MKALTFFAAPALALATLVPAHADATGSVSYPAGKGPGAGKKIVLIAGDEEYRSEDSMPMFAKILSERQGFQCTVLFSTGADGKIDPNAGSNLTNPEALDSADAIVMLIRFRKWPDDAMKHFDAAIKRGVPVVGLRTSTHAFQLPKGSTYETYNSFGKRVLGEQWVSHWGKHKSEATRGVIEAANAKNPVLNGVTDVFGDSDVYEAAPPADATILLRGQVLKGMNPTDEPADYSKKTAKGAEQKINDPMMPVAWTREVKNDAGKTNRILCTTMGAGTDLRSEGLRRLVVNGVFWGLGLKVPDKADVTPVGTYEPLPYGFNGFKKDVMPAAHAPATR